From the genome of Chloracidobacterium sp.:
CATAACGTTGCAGCCTTGGAAGGAGAACCGACTTGTACAGGGACAGAATACGCGCGCCGGAGCCGCGCGCTGAATGAAGCATCATTCACTCACACTCTAGGCCGAAACCAAGCCGCGATGCAACGGAAAAATCAGCGCCATGAAAATCAGCGCCGCACCGGCAAAGGCACTGCAGTCTCCGCACGGACGCACAGCTCAAAACGCTCTATGCGGCGGCGTTTCGGGCGATGCGCTCGCGGAGGCGTTCCAGTGGAAACTGCCCAACGCCCCGCCCCGTCCGCACCGATTCTTGCACAGCTTCGACAAGCGCCCGGTTAATCGGCGTCGGAACGCCATACCGCTCGCCCAAACGGACAATCTCGCCGTTGAGGTACTCGACTTCCGTTTCCGGTCGGCGGAGGTGCAGGTCTTGCCACATGGACGGATAGCCCCGTTGCGCCGGGGGGACATCAGAGAACTCAGCCTGCCGCGCCGCAAAGGCTTCAACTTGCGCGCGGATGTCGAAGCGGCCCGTCACATCCGCCGGAGAGACGCCGGCCGCCGCCAGTACGCGCAGTCCTTCGTCCATCACGGCGCGCATCATGGCGAGCATGTCTGGGTCGGCAAACGCCTTTTGCCAGTAGTAGTCCGTCACCGCCAGCAGCGCGTTGTTGAGGTTGCCAATGAGCTTGCCCCATTTCACAGCCATGGCGTCGGGGTGTTCGCGCGTCGGCAGCCCAGCCGCCGTGAAGTCAGCCGCCGCCTGCGCCGTCAGCGCATCTACGCCCGTGGGAAAGCGCCCGACGGCGAGAAAATCAACAATGGTCAAAACGACACGGCCGGGTTCGGGCAGCACAGCGTTGAACAGAACAAGGACGGGATAGACGTTGGTGAACCGCTCCGCGACAACAGCCTCGTTGGCGACGCCATTTTGCAGGCAGAAAACCGGCGTCGGTGGTGGGAAATGGCGGGTGATGTCCGCGACGGCGGCCGCTGTCTGCGTTGCCTTGACGCACAGCAAGATGGCGTCGCCTTCCTCCGGCTCAATTTCGGTCAGTCCGGTCACAGCCGGTACGTTGAGCGTCAGGGTTTCAGTCGCTGTTTCAAGGCGGAGTCCATGGGCGGCGATGGCCGCTACGTGCGCCGGCCGCGCTATCAAGCAGGTTCGGCGTCCGGCGTGGTGCAGGCGGCCGCCAACGACGCTCCCGACTGCCCCCGCGCCATAGACAAGATAGCGATGAATCCTCATGCGCGCAGCTCTTTCGGTAAAAACAACACAAGGCTCTGGGACACCAGCAGACTTGTCAGGAAGAAGAAAATGACCTCCTCGAGCGGTACAACACCGAAATGGACGCCCAGAATCTGATTGGCGTCGAACAGCCAGATGCCTTCGGCGATCGCCAACGAGTCGGCGATGACGAAGTACGCGCCGATGACAATGACCGGCAGGAAAACGGCCCGCGCATTGCGCGCCAGAATGCGCCAGCCAATCGCCCACTGGAGAATGACGATGGGTAGCATCCAGCCCAGCAAGTGGAAGAGGTAGTTGGTTTTCATGCTTGCTTCTCCTCTGAGGGCGGCGTTCGGCGCGGTTGTAACAGAGCGATGGTCAAGAGTCCAACGCTTAGGGTTTGCAGGAGGAAGAAGCCGTATTCCTCAATGGGCAGTCGCCAGACGCGGAATAGAATCTTGTCTTCGGGGAAGTCCCAAATCCCCAGCTTGACGGCATGGTTGTCCCATGGCGTGGTGAAAACGAAGACAATCAGGCACACCAAACCCAGCCAGCGCGCATGAGCGCGCGAGAACTTGCCGCGCGCCAGCCACGCCGTCGCCAAAAGCAGCGGCAAGCTGAAGTAGAGATGAAACTGCAAATAGGTCATGCGGAAACAAATTGTTACACGGCGAATCGGGGGCGCAGCGTATCGAAACGACCTAAGTCATGAAAGTCTATGCCTTTTCTTACGTGAAAGCGAAGCCGCCACTGGCGCTCTCCCATATACGCGGATAGCGCCGTCCGGCAAGCCGAAGCGTCCGCCTACGCAAGCGTTCTAGGCGCTAAGTAATCGCCGCTAGATTGGTTTGTTATTTCCCTTGCGCTCTTGCGCTGGTTCGGTCTTGTGTCGGCTTTCGCATAAGCGTCCAGTGCCGGTCGCTTGTTTGAGCAATGGTCACGTCCGCTAAGCCCGCTTTCTGCGCGGCGGCGACGACTTCTTCCAATGTCAGCGCCGCGCCAAGGGAATCTCGAAACAGCTTTCGCTGGCGCGGCGAGTCATTGGCGGCGTAGCGATTCACGAGCGCGTCAGCCGCTTCCGGCGTCTCCGGTCGCAGCAGGTCCCGAACCAACAGCGCCGCGCCAGGCTTGGCGACGCGCCCCATCTCCTGCAAGACTACGACCGGATCGGGGATGTGATGCACGATGCTGTTCGACACTACGGCGTCAAAACACGCCTCTGGGAAGGGCAACCGCTTGGCGTCCGCTAGGTGGAGTTCAATCCGCGTGGCAAGTCCGGCCGCCGCAACATGACGCGCGGCGAGCTTGAGCATTTCAGCCGACAAATCTACGGCGACAATCGTCACATCCGGCAACCGTTCGGCGATGAGAATGGGAATGCGCGCCGTCCCCGTCCCCACATCCAGCACCCGTCCTGACCGGAAGCCCAGCGCCACGAACGCCTCCGCAAAGGCGGTGTTGACTTCCGTGAAGTCCATGGCGTCGTAGTCGGCGGCTTCCTCCGCCGTGTCCATGACTTCCGGTTCAAGGATGCGTTCCATCATCGCCGTACGGTTGGCTTACGCCAGTTGGTTGCGAAGTTCATCCGGGGAAGTCGTCGGCGATTGGCAAGTGAAATTCCGGCAAACGTAAGCCGTGGGTTTGCCGCCCTGCATAGTGCGCCGCGCCGCTAAGGCAACCTGCCGCCCGTGGTCAGCGTCGTCCGGGTCTACCAACGCCACGACGCGGTGCGGGCGAAATGTTTCCTCTACCACCCGCCGCAGCGCCTGTGTTTCCGACGCAGTCGGCGGCCCGACGATGACCACCTCCCTGACATCGGCTAGGTAGAAGTCGAGCGCACACAGCAGTTGCCCAAACCCCGACGGCATCTTGGCAAGCGAACCGGAAAGCGTTTGCAGGATATTCTCCGCGCGTGTGCGGTAGCGCGTCTCACCAGTCAAGACCGCTAGACGCAACAGTACGTCCACGGCGACTGAGTTGCCCGACGGCGTTGCATTGTCGAACACATCCTTGACGCGCGTAATCAGCCGTTCATGCCGGTCGCCGGTGAAAAAGAACGCCCCACCTTCCGGGTCGTCAAACTGCACCAGCATGGCATCGGTCAGTTCACGCGCGGCGACGAAATACTTTGGTCGTCCCGTCAGTTCGTAGAGCGCCAGCAGACCCTCAGCGTAGCAAGCGTAGTCCTCTTGGTAGCCGGGGAACTTATTCTGTCCATCCTTGTGTGAGCGATAGAGGACGCCGTCACAGTACATCGTCCCCAGAACGAATTCGGCGTTGCGCTCAGCGACGGCGCGATAGTCGTCGCGTCCCAGGGCAGCGGCGGCGCGGGCAAAGGCATAGAGCATCAGGCCGTTCCAAGCAGCGAGGCGTTTCTCGTCGCGGCCCGGTTTGACGCGCCGCTCACGCGCCTCAAACAAGATTCGCTTGGCGCGCTTCAGGACGTCTTCAAGCGTTTCCGGCGTCACATCCTTGAGCCGGGCGACGGTTTCAATCGAAAGCGGCGTACTGAGAACCGACTTGCCTGTGCCCTCGAAGTTACCCGCCTCCGTGACATCAAAGTACCGACACACCATCTCGGCTTCGGCCCTGCCCAGCGGCCCGTCAAGCAGGGCGTGAATCTCGTCCGGCGTCCAGACGAAGAACTTGCCTTCTTCACCGTCGCTGTCGGCGTCCTGCGTGGCGTAGAAACCGCCATCCGGCGCGGTCATCTCGCGGACGACGTAATCCAGCGTTTCTTCGACCACCTGCCGGTAACGCGGTTTGCCGGTCGCCTGCCAGGCTTCAAGGTAGGTGCGCGCCAGCAGTGCGTTGTCGTAGAGCATTTTCTCGAAGTGCGGCACAAGCCAGTGGTCGTCCGTCGAGTACCGGTGAAAGCCGCCGCCCAGATGATCGTAGATGCCGCCGTCCGCCATCTTGTCGAGCGAGAGTTCGACCATTTCAATGGCGTGCAACTCGCCTGTTCGGCGCCAGTACCGCAGAAGGAACGACAACAGCATCGAGTTGGGAAACTTCGGCGCACCGCCGAAGCCGCCGTGAACGTGATCAAAGCGCGTCGCCACGCGCCGGTAGGCGTCATGGAGAATCTGCGGCGACAGCACGCCCGCGCCGTCCAGTGGCTCATGCAGGCGGCGCAGTTCGGCGGTGATTTCGGCGATGCTCTCCCGCAGTTCGGCGCGGCGTTGGCGGTAGGCGTCCGCCACGGAGCGCAGAATGCGTGGGAAACCCGGCATCCGGCCGCGATCCTCCGGCGGAAAGTATGTCCCGCCGTAAAATGGCTCGCCGTCCGGCGTCAGAAATATCGTGAGCGGCCAGCCGCCGCGGCCAGTCATCAACTGGACGGCGTTCATGTAAATCGTATCAAGGTCAGGGCGTTCTTCACGGTCAACCTTGATGTTGATGAACAGCTCGTTCATGAGCGCTGCAATCTCAGGGTTTTCAAAGCACTCATGCTCCATGACGTGACACCAGTGGCAGGCTGAGTAGCCGATGCTGAGCAGGATCGGCTTGTCTTCCGCCTTGGCGCGCGCCAGCGCTTCTTCGCCCCAGGGATACCAATCCACGGGGTTGTGCGCATGCTGCAGCAGGTAGGGGCTGGTTTCGCTGATGAGCCGATTAACAAATTGCGGGCTGGGTTGGGCAGACATTTAGGCAACAATTCCTTACACAAAATCAGACTAATAAGCCAAGCTAAGCTTTAGCTAACGCCTCCGTCCACCGGCTGTGCCGGAACGGACGCTGGATGTTCCGCCAGCGTCAGCGGGTTTCCAGCCCGCCGTTCGGCGTTCCGCTAACACCAAATGTTGACAACAAGTTTACGTACGAGCGTCGCCTCCGCCTTTTCAAGGCGGCGGGTTGACCCACCAGCGGGCGACGCCGTCGCGTGTTGCAGGTCAAAACATCGCTGCGACTCTGCACAGAGTTGGTGCGCCAACGTCAGCCGCTGGAGACGCGCACGCCAGGCGTGTCAAACACCGTCGCCGGCTTGTTGGTTGGAAGCCGCTGCGCTGGGCGAGCCGCCGGTAACGGCGGGGAGGGACGCCGGTTGGCGCTTGAAGTATGTCCGGTAGGCCAACCGCGCCACATTCCAGATTTTTTCCCACCCGATGTTGACGTCTTCGCCGCGCAGCAACTTGCCGATGACTTGGTCGCGGACGTGGGCTGTCGCCCGCTTGAGCAGAAATTCCTTGGCGTGAGGGCGCGCGACCTCGAACAGACGGAAGGTAGGATCAAGGCTTTGCCCTATGCCTTCGAGCGTTATTAGGGCGCGAGCAACGAAGGTAAAGCTTCCTGGAATGCGAAAGGGGTACTCATACAGCAAGCCGGAGACGGTTGCGTTGAGTTCGGAAAAGGTCAGTTGTGAGAGCTTTTTCCCCTTGTACTGCGCCAGAACGCCGGCGGCCGCCTCTTGAAAAACCGTCGGATCGTAACCCGGCTGCAAAAAGCCGAGTGCGACGGCGTCGCCGACCAACCCCATCAAGTCACGGTCTATGATGTGAAAGAATGCACTGAGCAATCCCAAGCGCATCTCGTCCGTGATGCGCCCAACCATCCCGAAGTCGAAGAACGCCAGCCGGCCGTCCGCCATGATGCGCAGGTTGCCCGGATGCGGATCGGCGTGGAAGAAGCCGTCCTCCAGCAACTGCTTGAGGTAGGTTCGCACCAGCAGCGTCATCTTCTGCATGGGATCGAACCCGGCAGCGCGCAGTTGTTCGGCGTCCGTTGGTTTAACGCCGGCGATGTACTCCATCGTGATGACGTGCCGGCTGGAGAGTTCAGGGTAAACGCGCGGCAGATAGACTTCCTTTTGCCATCCGGCGAAGTTGCGGCGAAACTGCGCGGCGTTTTCCATCTCCCGCTCGTAGTCCATTTCCTCCTGCAACATTGCCTCAAACTCTGCGACGATGCCGCTCCAATCCGCGCCTTTGACACCAGACAGCCACTTCGGCCGCCGTTCGAGATACGCGGCCAGCACACGCAAAATTTGAAAGTCAAGTCGAATGATGTCTGCCAAATGCGGTCGTTGGATTTTGACGACCACTTCTGTGCCGTCCGGCAACTGGGCGCGGTGAACCTGTCCGAGACTGGCGGCCGCCAGCGGGCGCGGCTCGATACGCCGGAAGAGCGCCTGTGGGGGTTGGCCGAGTTCCTCCGTGATGCGCCGCCATGCGACTTCAGTTGGGAACGGCGGCACTTCGTCCTGTAGAGCGGTCAGTGCCTGCACGTATGGCAGCGGCAGGAGATCAGTTCGCGTTGAGAGCATTTGCCCAATTTTGATGAATGTTGGGCCGAGTTTGATAAAGACAGCGCACAATCGTTCGGCCTGTCCGGCATGAAAGGCGGCGTCCGTCCCCAACGGCCCGAAACGGCGTAAGAGGCGGCGCAGCCACCGTGCGCCACCCAGCCGACTTGCCGACTGCTTGGCGTCAAGCCGCCGGAGGACATAAGGCGCGACAAACCACAGGCCGAGCCACAGCATGTAGAGCAGACGCACACGCGCGCGCCAATCGAGCCGTCTCAGCGCCGACCACAGGAAGCGCAGGGTGTTCTGCGCAGCTGGTTGTTTCAAGGACGGAGCGTCACCAGCGGACGACATAGGTGGGAAAAGACGTTCTATTCAACGCGGCGGCGCGCAAGGTTCTCCGGCGTAGTTCTACTCGGATTGTATCGCATCCCGGAGGTCGGCGCGCAGGCTGTCAACCAGCGAAGTCGTCGGGTCAATTCCCTCGCGTTTGAGCGCCACCGTGCCGTCCTTGCGCAGAAGAACGAAACTGGGCAGCACCGACAGGTTCAGACGTTGGAACAGAATCGTTCCGTGCGGATCACGGGCGAGCGGATAGGCAATTTGCTGTTGGTCGCGCCAAGCCTTCAGGTCGGCGTCGCTCAAAAAATCACGGTCGCGCGGTTGTCGTCCGTTGGTGAGAATCAAGCATATGGTCACTTGCGAGTAGGCGTCGGCGAGGTTGTTGATCTGCCGAAGCAGCGGGCGCATCAGCGAACTGCCATGCGCGGCGAAACATAAGAGCACCACCTTGCCGCGCAACTTTTCGGCGTCGAGCGTTGTCCCATCCGGCGTCGGGAGAAGAAACTCGACCGGATCACCCTGCTTCTGGGCTTTCTGAATGACGACGGGAATTTTTTCTTGGTCATCCATTTCAGCGAAGCCGGCTTGAAGCGGGCCGAGCGCCAGAAGCGACGCCGACACGAAGCCGGTCAGGATACGCTTTGTCGGCAGCGGCATGGCGGTTCAGCGCATCTCCTCAAGAAATAGCTTGCTACGGCTGTGAAGATGAGCGCCTAGCGACCGGGGTTGCGTCGCGGTGGCGCTTTCGGTCAAGTCGTCCATCGTATGCGCCTAAGCGGGTTTGAGGCTTGGGGAGTCGCCAAGCGGCTATGTTACAGTGGGAGACTGTCCTGTAAAGCGACATGGAGGTTCACAAGCTTTACCTATGATCACCATGCTGGCGGCGCTTTGGTTTGGCGCTGGCTTTCTGACCGGGGAAACACTGGTCATGCTGGCGGCGTTTTTGGTTGTTCTGGGTACAACCGTGGTCGTTCACGAATTCGGTCACTTCGCCGCCGCCAAATGGCTTGGCATGAAGGTGGAAGTGTTTTCCGTCGGCTTTGGGAAGCGTTTGATTGGTTTCAAGTGGAAGGAAACCGATTATCGGTTGTCGCTGTTGCCGCTTGGCGGGTACGTCAAGATTACGGGAATGGATCCGGAGGAAGAAGCGGCGCAGCAGCGGCATCCCGACGCTTACCTAATGCGCCCCAAACGGCATCAGTTGCTTGTTCTCGTCGCCGGCCCAGCCATGAACATTCTTCTAGCGCTGGCGATTCCCTTTGTCATTGGGTTGTTTTTCTTCAAAGCGCCGGCCTACCTGAACCAACCAGCTGTGGTCGGGGCCGTGCCAATTGGATCGTCGGCGGAGGAGGCCGGCATTCAGCCCGGCGATCGGATCGTCAAGTTCGCCGGCGTTGAGTCGCCAACATGGAGCAAGGTGCGCGATTACACCGCCATCAACGACGGCAAACCGGTCGCCGTGACGGTTGAACGCGCTGGACGGCGGATTGACCTGACACTTGTGCCCAAAGCGCGTCAACAAGCAGGCAACATCATCGGCGAGGCCGGCCTGCTGCCGCAGGACATTCCCGCCGCGCAGCCTGTGGTGGCGTCCGTTCAGCCCGGAACGCCAGCGGCGCAGGCTGGCCTGCAGCCGCAGGACAGGCTCCTGACGTTTGACGGTCGTCCGATCCCCAACTTTGACTGGTTCAAGCAGTCGCTCCAAGCGTATGAAAACCGGCGCGTGGCGCTGACGGTGGAGCGTCAAGGTCAAATCATTGAGCTGTGGCTGACGCCGAAGCGGATTGACGGTGAAATTCGCATCGGCTTTGTCCCCGTCCCGCCGCCACCCCTGCCGCTGGTCAAGGAACGCAAGTCGCTGCTTGGCGCAGCGCAGTACGCCGTTCAGGAGAATATTCGCTTCATCGTGCTGACAGGCGAGGCGTTTCGGCAGATTTTTCGCGGGGAACGAAAGGTGTCCGAGACGCTTTCCGGCCCCATCGGCATCGCCAAGGCTTCGGGCGACGCCGTGAAGTTCGGCGGGCTGGAAGGCTTGTTTTTTATCATGGGGTTGCTCAGTCTCAACCTAGGCATCTTCAATTTGTTGCCGATTCCGGTGCTGGACGGCGGACACATCTTTTTGCTGGCGCTTGAGGCCATCGCCGGGTGGATCGGCTGGCGGCTAACGGATGAGGTCAAGCAACGCTTCAATCAGGCAGGGTTCGCTGTGTTGATGCTGCTGATGGTGTTCGTCATGTTCAATGACGTCACACGGTTCTGGTGGAAGCCATCGCCGGTTGAACCACCGCCGCCGCCGGAGAAACCGGCTTCGGCGCCGCCCGCGCCGTCACGTTGACCCCCCGGTAGGCTGTGCAGGAGAAGCCCTGTCGCTTGACGTTGGGGGTTACAAGTCGCTACCCTTGGCGACTTTCGTCGTCATGGCGGGCTGCTGTCGGCGCTGGCGTTCTGCGTTATTTTTGGAGGAAAGGAAGTCATCGGGGATGAAGCGTACGTATCAGCCGAACAACCGTAAGCGGGCGAAAACGCATGGCTTTCGCGAGCGCATGAAGACGAAGAGCGGCCGCAACGTGCTCAAGCGCCGCCGCGCCAAGGGCCGTAAGCGTTTGACGGTGAAACACTACGGCTTCTGAGACAGCGGTTGGACTCGTGTGACCGATGTCGAGCGTCCTGCGCCTCGTGTTTCCTGTCGGTTTACCAAGCAGGATCGGCTACTCAAGACCCGTGACTTTCAGCGGGTGTATCGCCACGGAAAACAGTTGCATTCACCACTGTTTACGATATTCGTTGCGCCGAACCGGCTTGGCCGGACGCGCCTTGGCGTCACGACGAGCCGCAAACTGTCTAAATCCTCGGTGGTGCGCAATCGATGTCGGCGGTTGCTGCGCGAGGTTTTTCGGCGACATCGCGCCGCGTTGCCGGCGGGGTGGGATGTGGTCATCAACGCCAAGTTTCAACTGACGACGGCCAAGTATGCACTGGTTGAGCAGGAGTTTGTGCGTCTAATGGCCAAGCTCACCAAATTGTCCGGCGGCGATCCGTCGGCGCAGACCGATTGACGGCGCTGTTCCCATCCGGCTGAAGCTGCCATGGTGAAGTCAGTCGCTTTGCTGTTGATTCGCGCGTACCAGTTCTTGCTTGCGCCACTGATGCCGCCGGTTTGTCGGTTTCAGCCAACCTGTTCACACTACACCGCTGAAGCGATTGCGCGATACGGCGTCATCCGCGGTGGTTGGCTCGGCGTTCGGCGGTTGGCGCGCTGTCATCCTTTTTGTCGGGGCGGCTACGATCCGGTTCCCGACCTTCCGAATCGGAACGCCGTGCATCCATACCCCGTCGCGCGTGAAAGGTAGCTCTGTAGCTTCATGAACGAGAGATCCCGCGTCGCCCTTGCGTTTGCCCTGTCGCTGGCGGTTATGCTGGTTTGGCAGTATTACTTCGCGCCGCCGCCTCCGCCGGGCAACCCGGCGTCTACACCGGGCGGTGGGGCGACTCCTGTCGCTGATCTACCGGCTGGCACGGCATCGCTGTCCAGTCAAGCCGGCATGGCCCCAACCGACGCCCCGGCCCGCGATATCACGGTTGAAACGCCTCTGTGGCGCGCGACGTTCTCCAATCGGGGCGGCGTGCTGACACGCTTCATCCTCAAAGCCCTGCCGAACGGACGGACGCTTCGCGCCGGCGACGGCAAGTCCGAGCTGGAGGTGCTGACGACGACTTCCCGGCGGGGCGACCCCGGCGCAACAACCACCGAGCTTGGCGCGGCTTTTGAACTGCGTTTGCCGGACAACGCCGAACTGACGGACTACCTCAACCGCAGCCGCTATCAAGTTGAAGGCGTGGCTGAAGATACGCTGACCGTGACAGACGGACAGACGGCGACGTTGGCGTTTACCCTGACCGGTGAACGTGGGTACCGGGTCGCCAAGCGGTATGTCATTCGCGGCGGACGCTATGACTTTGATTTCGTCGCCGAGTTGACCAAAGATGGCGCGCCCCAGCCACTGGCGTTTCGCGTCGGGCCGAACTTTGGCGATCAAGCGTTCGCCGAGTATGACGGCTACACGCATACGCCGCCGCAGGCGGTGACGGTGGTCGGCGGAAATGCCGTCTTTACGTCGTTTAGTTCCATCACAGCGACCCCGCCCGATGCGGAGAAGCCGGTGTACCTCGCCAAGCCCAATACGGCGTGGTGCGCCCTGACCGATCATTACTTCGCTTTTGCAGCCATTCCGCCTGCGCCGGGGGTGGTGCAGCTCAGTCGGCGGGATGCGACAACACGCTTTCAAGGGCGTGACATCAAGCGAGAGTATGCCTTTTTGGATGTCCCGACCAGCAGCGGCGCTAACAACATCATTTACATCGGCCCGAAGGATCGGACGTACTTAGCCTCGGTCAGCCGGCTGCTCAAAACAGAGCGTGGTCTTGACATTGATTTGCGCGAACTGAACGACTACGGCTGGCTGGCCTTTTTCGTGCGTCCGCTGATTCCGGCACTGGATTGGTTGCTGCGGTTTTTCTACGCGCAGACGCAGAACTACGGCTGGGCGATTGTTTTGCTAACGTTCGTCGTCAATATGCTGCTGTTCCCGCTGCGCTGGAAGACTGCGGTTTCCTTCCGCAAAGTGGCGGTGCATGCCCCGCGTCACAAGGAACTGGCCGAACGACTAAAGCGCTTGCAGGAACAGAAGGTCAGGATGGACGACCCGCGCATGCTGGAACTCCAGCGGGAGCAACTTCAGCTCATGAAGGACAGTCTTCCGATTATGGGTTGCCTTCCGCTTCTGCTGCAACTACCGATTTTTGTCGCCATCTATGTGTACCTTCAGCTTTCGATTGATTTGCGGCAAGCCCCTTTCATCGGCTGGCTGACGGACTTATCCGCGCCGGACCCGTGGCATATTTTGCCGGTCGTCTTGTGTGTGACGCAGATCGGACAAAGTTACCTGATGCCGCAACCACCCGGGCCGGAAGACCCTGCCGTGGCAATGCAGCGCAAAATCATCGTGTGGGTGATGCCAATTGTCTTTGCGGCGCTGTTTTTCTGGAGCGCGCCGAGCGGTTTGGTGGTCTATTGGATGGCGGGCAACATCGTCGGGATTACCCAGCAGCTTATCATCAACCGCATGCTGCCGCCGCTGCCGACGGCGGAGACGCCGGCCGGAGCGGCGCCGACCGGCGGGGCGGCGGACGGCAAAGGCAAAAAGAAATTCAATCCACGTCCGGCTTGACGGTTCCGCCGCCGCCAGCGGTTGGACGGCGGCCGGGCGCATGTCATCGCCAACTGCATCATGTCGGGGAGCCTTTTATCTGAACTGACGCCGGTTCGTGACGACGACGGCCTTGCGCCGCTGTTGAATGATTTTTTGGTCGGCCTTATTCGGTACAGTGGGTGGCAGCTGGTGTTCACCATCAACGAACAGGCTGGCGTCTGGCATGTCAACTTCGCCGGCGCGGACGCCGGAGTATTGCTGGCGCGCGGCGCCGAAGTGCTCAACGCCCTAGAACACCTACTGGAACGGCTGGTCGCCCATCAGGCCTCCGGTCGCTGGTCAATTCGCTTGGACGCCAACGGCTACCGTGCCGGCCGCGAGCGGGAGTTGGTACTGATGGCGCGGACAGCGGCCGAACAGGTTAGAAAGTATCGCCAGCCGTTCACCTTCAGCGCCTTGAATGCGGCCGAACGCCGCATTATTCACCTAACGCTCGCCACTGAGCCGGGTGTACGGACGGAAAGCGTCGGGCAGGGCGATGAGCGCAAAGTCGTCGTCTATCCGATTGACCGCCGTAGTTGAGGTGACCGTTTTGTGAAGATGGGCGGCGTATGGCGGCGGTGGTTGATGCTGTGGCTGGTGTGGGCGTCCACCGGCGGATGTGTGACTTCACGGGTGACATTGCCGCGTCTGCTCCCGCTGGAACCGCCGGTGACGGCTTCCCAGTTGGCGGGACGCATCGCCTATCTTCAGCAGTTGCAGGCCGTACGGACGGCCGTACAGCTCCAGTTCACCGACTACCGTGAGGCCGAGCGCGGCGTCGGGCGAGCCTACCCGTCGGCCGGTGGGGCGCTGGTGCTGCGGCGTCCGCAGTTTATCCGTTTACAAGTGCAAGCGTCGTTGCTCGGTTCGCTGGCGGACATGACTTCGGACGGCGAACGCTTCACGGTCGCCGTCTTTTATCCGGCCGACCGCCGGGCGTTTATTCGCGGCTCCAACCACAAGACGTACAACAACCTGTCGTCTGCCGCCGCCGGACGGCGGGATGTTAGTGTCTTCGCCGGCTTGCGTCCTCAGCACCTGTCTGTGCCGCTGCTGCCACCCCCTATTCCGCCGTCTGGGCCGGACGCCAGTTGGTCAGTGTTTGAAACGCGCCGCGACGAACTAGAAACCATTGGGTCGCGTTCCGTGTGGGTGACACGCACCTACTATTTGCTTTATGTTGCGCAGCGAAACCAAGCTGGGCAGTGGCGACCCTGCTTTGCGTACTGGTTTGACCGAACTCGGCCGGGGACGCCGTTGATGCGGATGGAAGTGTTTGATGAGGGCGGCGCGCTGAGCACGATGTCGGAATTCGGCGGCTACGCCGCCGCCGACGGTTCACATAAGTTGTTGCCGGACTGGGTGCGTATCGTACGTCCAGCGGAAGGGTATGCGCTGCGCGTGGTGTTTCAGTCGCCGGAAATCAACCCGGCGTCGCTGCCGGAGGATGTTTTTACGTTGACAAATGACCAGAATCTGAAAGTAATAGACCTTGATGCCCAATCCTGAAAGCCCGCCGGACGCAACGGTTGCCCAAGCAGACGCTTCCGCGCCGGTGGTGGTCGCCGTCCAATCGCTGACGATGGTGTACACGGTCGGACGGGTCGCCGTCCGGGCGCTGGACAATGTCACTTTTTCTGTCCGGCAAGGTGAGTTCGTCGCCGTCGTCGGCCAGTCCGGTTCGGGAAAATCC
Proteins encoded in this window:
- a CDS encoding ketopantoate reductase family protein — translated: MRIHRYLVYGAGAVGSVVGGRLHHAGRRTCLIARPAHVAAIAAHGLRLETATETLTLNVPAVTGLTEIEPEEGDAILLCVKATQTAAAVADITRHFPPPTPVFCLQNGVANEAVVAERFTNVYPVLVLFNAVLPEPGRVVLTIVDFLAVGRFPTGVDALTAQAAADFTAAGLPTREHPDAMAVKWGKLIGNLNNALLAVTDYYWQKAFADPDMLAMMRAVMDEGLRVLAAAGVSPADVTGRFDIRAQVEAFAARQAEFSDVPPAQRGYPSMWQDLHLRRPETEVEYLNGEIVRLGERYGVPTPINRALVEAVQESVRTGRGVGQFPLERLRERIARNAAA
- a CDS encoding lycopene cyclase domain-containing protein, encoding MKTNYLFHLLGWMLPIVILQWAIGWRILARNARAVFLPVIVIGAYFVIADSLAIAEGIWLFDANQILGVHFGVVPLEEVIFFFLTSLLVSQSLVLFLPKELRA
- a CDS encoding lycopene cyclase domain-containing protein yields the protein MTYLQFHLYFSLPLLLATAWLARGKFSRAHARWLGLVCLIVFVFTTPWDNHAVKLGIWDFPEDKILFRVWRLPIEEYGFFLLQTLSVGLLTIALLQPRRTPPSEEKQA
- a CDS encoding class I SAM-dependent methyltransferase, with the translated sequence MMERILEPEVMDTAEEAADYDAMDFTEVNTAFAEAFVALGFRSGRVLDVGTGTARIPILIAERLPDVTIVAVDLSAEMLKLAARHVAAAGLATRIELHLADAKRLPFPEACFDAVVSNSIVHHIPDPVVVLQEMGRVAKPGAALLVRDLLRPETPEAADALVNRYAANDSPRQRKLFRDSLGAALTLEEVVAAAQKAGLADVTIAQTSDRHWTLMRKPTQDRTSARAQGK
- a CDS encoding thioredoxin domain-containing protein gives rise to the protein MSAQPSPQFVNRLISETSPYLLQHAHNPVDWYPWGEEALARAKAEDKPILLSIGYSACHWCHVMEHECFENPEIAALMNELFINIKVDREERPDLDTIYMNAVQLMTGRGGWPLTIFLTPDGEPFYGGTYFPPEDRGRMPGFPRILRSVADAYRQRRAELRESIAEITAELRRLHEPLDGAGVLSPQILHDAYRRVATRFDHVHGGFGGAPKFPNSMLLSFLLRYWRRTGELHAIEMVELSLDKMADGGIYDHLGGGFHRYSTDDHWLVPHFEKMLYDNALLARTYLEAWQATGKPRYRQVVEETLDYVVREMTAPDGGFYATQDADSDGEEGKFFVWTPDEIHALLDGPLGRAEAEMVCRYFDVTEAGNFEGTGKSVLSTPLSIETVARLKDVTPETLEDVLKRAKRILFEARERRVKPGRDEKRLAAWNGLMLYAFARAAAALGRDDYRAVAERNAEFVLGTMYCDGVLYRSHKDGQNKFPGYQEDYACYAEGLLALYELTGRPKYFVAARELTDAMLVQFDDPEGGAFFFTGDRHERLITRVKDVFDNATPSGNSVAVDVLLRLAVLTGETRYRTRAENILQTLSGSLAKMPSGFGQLLCALDFYLADVREVVIVGPPTASETQALRRVVEETFRPHRVVALVDPDDADHGRQVALAARRTMQGGKPTAYVCRNFTCQSPTTSPDELRNQLA
- a CDS encoding AarF/ABC1/UbiB kinase family protein; translation: MKQPAAQNTLRFLWSALRRLDWRARVRLLYMLWLGLWFVAPYVLRRLDAKQSASRLGGARWLRRLLRRFGPLGTDAAFHAGQAERLCAVFIKLGPTFIKIGQMLSTRTDLLPLPYVQALTALQDEVPPFPTEVAWRRITEELGQPPQALFRRIEPRPLAAASLGQVHRAQLPDGTEVVVKIQRPHLADIIRLDFQILRVLAAYLERRPKWLSGVKGADWSGIVAEFEAMLQEEMDYEREMENAAQFRRNFAGWQKEVYLPRVYPELSSRHVITMEYIAGVKPTDAEQLRAAGFDPMQKMTLLVRTYLKQLLEDGFFHADPHPGNLRIMADGRLAFFDFGMVGRITDEMRLGLLSAFFHIIDRDLMGLVGDAVALGFLQPGYDPTVFQEAAAGVLAQYKGKKLSQLTFSELNATVSGLLYEYPFRIPGSFTFVARALITLEGIGQSLDPTFRLFEVARPHAKEFLLKRATAHVRDQVIGKLLRGEDVNIGWEKIWNVARLAYRTYFKRQPASLPAVTGGSPSAAASNQQAGDGV